One Amycolatopsis thermophila DNA segment encodes these proteins:
- the treS gene encoding maltose alpha-D-glucosyltransferase translates to MDEDARPDSALGLEGIPHTGEAMTPDGMLVEPQAEDFKHAKQAPDNPLWYKGAVFYEVLVRAFRDSNGDGTGDLRGLASRLDYVEWLGVDCLWLPPFYASPLRDGGYDISDFRAVLPEFGTVEDFVYLLDEAHRRGIRVITDLVLNHTSDLHPWFQQSRSDPDGPYGDYYVWSDDDSRYSDARIIFVDTETSNWTYDPVRGQFYWHRFFSHQPDLNYENPDVQEAMLDVLRFWLDLGIDGFRLDAVPYLFEQEGTNCENLPRTHEFLKRCRKVVDDEYPGRVLLAEANQWPSDVVEYFGDPATGGDECHMAFHFPLMPRIFMAVRRESRFPISEILAQTPKIPDGAQWGIFLRNHDELTLEMVSDEERDYMYAEYAKDPRMKANIGIRRRLAPLLENDRNQLELFTALLLSLPGSPVLYYGDEIGMGDNIWLGDRDAVRTPMQWTPDRNAGFSGCDPGRIYLPVIMDPVYGYQAINVEAQRDSASSLLNWTRRMIEVRKQHHAFAEGDFVELGGSNPSVLAYKRTWIRPDGRLDIVLCVNNLSRFPQPVELDLSEHHGYTPLELTGGVQFPDIGELPYLLTLPGHGFYWFQLLDADAKARRGE, encoded by the coding sequence ATGGACGAAGACGCCCGGCCCGACTCGGCACTCGGGCTGGAGGGCATCCCGCACACCGGTGAGGCGATGACTCCGGACGGGATGCTCGTCGAGCCGCAGGCCGAGGACTTCAAGCACGCGAAACAGGCCCCGGACAACCCGCTGTGGTACAAGGGCGCCGTCTTCTACGAGGTGCTGGTGCGCGCCTTCCGCGACTCCAACGGCGACGGCACCGGTGATCTGCGCGGTCTGGCGAGCCGGCTCGACTACGTCGAATGGCTCGGCGTCGACTGCCTCTGGCTGCCGCCCTTCTACGCCTCGCCGCTGCGCGACGGCGGTTACGACATCAGCGACTTCCGCGCGGTGCTGCCCGAGTTCGGCACCGTCGAGGACTTCGTCTACCTGCTCGACGAAGCCCACCGGCGCGGCATCCGGGTGATCACCGACCTCGTCCTCAACCACACCTCCGACCTGCACCCGTGGTTCCAGCAGTCCCGCTCGGACCCGGACGGCCCCTACGGTGACTACTACGTCTGGAGCGACGACGACTCGCGCTACTCCGACGCCCGCATCATCTTCGTCGACACCGAGACCTCCAACTGGACCTACGACCCGGTGCGCGGGCAGTTCTACTGGCACCGCTTCTTCTCCCACCAGCCCGACCTCAACTACGAGAACCCGGACGTGCAGGAGGCCATGCTCGACGTCCTGCGGTTCTGGCTGGACCTGGGCATCGACGGGTTCCGCCTGGACGCGGTCCCCTACCTGTTCGAACAGGAGGGCACCAACTGCGAGAACCTGCCCCGCACGCACGAGTTCCTCAAGCGCTGCCGCAAGGTCGTCGACGACGAGTACCCGGGCCGGGTTCTGCTGGCCGAGGCCAACCAGTGGCCCTCCGACGTGGTCGAGTACTTCGGCGACCCGGCCACCGGCGGCGACGAGTGCCACATGGCGTTCCACTTCCCGCTGATGCCGCGCATCTTCATGGCCGTGCGGCGGGAGTCCCGCTTCCCGATCTCGGAGATCCTGGCGCAGACGCCGAAGATCCCCGACGGCGCCCAGTGGGGGATCTTCCTGCGCAACCACGACGAGCTGACCCTGGAGATGGTCAGCGACGAAGAACGCGACTACATGTACGCGGAGTACGCCAAGGATCCGCGGATGAAGGCCAACATCGGCATCCGCCGCCGTCTGGCGCCGCTGCTGGAGAACGACCGCAACCAGCTCGAGCTGTTCACGGCTTTGCTGCTTTCGCTGCCCGGCTCACCCGTTCTGTACTACGGTGACGAGATCGGAATGGGCGACAACATCTGGCTGGGTGACCGCGACGCGGTGCGCACACCCATGCAGTGGACGCCCGATCGCAACGCCGGTTTCTCGGGTTGCGACCCGGGCCGGATCTACCTGCCGGTGATCATGGACCCGGTGTACGGGTACCAGGCGATCAACGTCGAGGCCCAGCGGGACAGCGCGTCGTCGCTGCTCAACTGGACCCGGCGGATGATCGAGGTCCGCAAGCAGCACCACGCGTTCGCCGAGGGCGACTTCGTCGAGCTCGGCGGGTCGAACCCGAGCGTGCTGGCGTACAAGCGCACCTGGATCCGGCCGGACGGGCGGCTCGACATCGTCCTGTGTGTGAACAATCTGTCGCGATTCCCGCAACCGGTCGAGCTGGACCTGTCGGAACACCACGGCTACACGCCCCTCGAGCTCACCGGCGGTGTGCAGTTCCCCGACATCGGGGAACTGCCGTACCTGCTGACGTTGCCCGGGCACGGCTTCTACTGGTTCCAGCTGCTGGACGCGGACGCGAAGGCGAGGCGAGGTGAGTGA
- the glgX gene encoding glycogen debranching protein GlgX, whose product MATRPASDSLVLAGRPFPLGAHPEGGGVRFAVTSTVADAVEVCLISEDGTERRVELTERTFGVWHGLVPGVTSGQKYGYRVHGPYDPSRGLRCNPNKILVDPYATRISGGLTDLDAALGYAGDPMHHRRSKVDSLGSVPLSVVTSHGGPDTGAKPEVPFEESVLYELHVKGFTQRHPEIPPNLRGTYLGLAHPAAIEHLVRLGVTAVELLPVHWFTEEPYLVRTGRKNYWGYSPLGYFAPHAGYATEPGREVAEFRTMVAALHAANIEVILDVVFNHTCEGGLDGPTLSFRGLDAPAYYLHAGRGHAIDLTGCGNTLEPRSPTVIRLVTDSLRYWATEMGVDGFRFDLASTLGRPGGGAFDRDSAMLTAITADPVLSRCKLIAEPWDVTGHGYRVGDFGAQWAEWNGRYRDTVRDFWRGAVSVDDLAFRLSGSSDLYDHNLRRPWQSINFVTAHDGFTLRDLVSYNDKHNEANGEDNRDGTNDNRSWNHGAEGETDDPEIRALRARQARNLLATLLLSTGTPMLVAGDELWRTQGGNNNAYCLDDETSWLDWSGDPDATAMLAFTRRLVHLRAASPALRQPEFFEGRTTPTGRPDLIWFRPDGEEMTEEDWFDGGRRTLMMWIDGSNSQSRTREGELIADHSWLLILHAGDEPAKVVLPGPEFGATLKPTLDTTTPDGSPATPGTLTAGSRVTLRPRSLLLLRAPRDIPER is encoded by the coding sequence ATGGCCACCCGACCTGCCTCCGACAGCCTCGTCCTCGCCGGGCGCCCCTTCCCCCTGGGCGCGCACCCCGAGGGCGGGGGTGTCCGGTTCGCCGTGACCTCGACCGTCGCCGACGCCGTGGAGGTCTGCCTGATCAGCGAGGACGGCACGGAGCGGCGGGTCGAGCTGACCGAGCGGACCTTCGGGGTGTGGCACGGGCTGGTGCCCGGCGTGACGTCGGGCCAGAAGTACGGCTACCGCGTGCACGGCCCGTACGACCCGTCGCGCGGCCTGCGGTGCAACCCGAACAAGATCCTCGTCGACCCGTACGCCACCCGGATCTCGGGCGGCCTGACCGACCTCGACGCCGCACTGGGGTACGCGGGCGATCCCATGCACCACCGCCGCTCCAAGGTCGACTCGCTGGGCAGCGTGCCGCTGTCCGTGGTCACCTCGCACGGCGGGCCGGACACCGGCGCGAAGCCGGAGGTGCCGTTCGAGGAGTCGGTCCTCTACGAGTTGCACGTCAAGGGCTTCACGCAGCGGCACCCGGAGATCCCGCCGAACCTGCGCGGCACCTACCTGGGCCTGGCGCACCCGGCGGCGATCGAGCACCTGGTGCGGCTCGGGGTCACCGCCGTGGAGCTGCTGCCCGTGCACTGGTTCACCGAGGAGCCCTACCTGGTGCGCACCGGGCGGAAGAACTACTGGGGCTACTCGCCGCTGGGCTACTTCGCACCGCACGCCGGGTACGCCACCGAGCCCGGGCGGGAGGTGGCCGAGTTCCGCACCATGGTCGCCGCGCTGCACGCCGCCAACATCGAGGTCATCCTCGACGTGGTGTTCAACCACACCTGCGAGGGCGGCCTGGACGGGCCGACGCTGTCCTTCCGCGGCCTGGACGCCCCGGCCTACTACCTGCACGCCGGGCGCGGCCACGCGATCGACCTCACCGGCTGCGGCAACACCCTGGAGCCGCGTTCGCCCACGGTCATCCGGCTGGTCACCGACTCGCTGCGGTACTGGGCGACCGAGATGGGCGTCGACGGGTTCCGGTTCGACCTCGCCAGCACGCTGGGGCGGCCGGGCGGCGGCGCGTTCGACCGCGATTCGGCGATGCTGACCGCGATCACGGCCGATCCGGTGCTGTCCCGGTGCAAGCTGATCGCCGAGCCGTGGGACGTCACCGGCCACGGCTACCGGGTGGGCGACTTCGGGGCCCAGTGGGCGGAGTGGAACGGCCGCTACCGCGACACGGTGCGCGACTTCTGGCGCGGCGCGGTCAGCGTGGACGACCTGGCGTTCCGGCTGTCCGGGTCGTCGGACCTCTACGACCACAACCTGCGCCGCCCGTGGCAGTCGATCAACTTCGTGACGGCGCACGACGGTTTCACGTTGCGGGATCTGGTGTCCTACAACGACAAGCACAACGAGGCCAACGGTGAGGACAACCGCGACGGCACCAACGACAACCGGTCGTGGAACCACGGCGCCGAGGGCGAGACGGACGATCCGGAGATCCGCGCGCTGCGGGCCCGCCAGGCGCGCAACCTGCTCGCCACGCTGCTGCTGTCGACGGGCACGCCGATGCTCGTCGCGGGCGACGAGCTGTGGCGCACCCAGGGCGGCAACAACAACGCCTACTGCCTGGACGACGAGACGTCGTGGCTGGACTGGTCCGGCGACCCCGACGCGACGGCGATGCTGGCGTTCACGCGCCGGCTGGTGCACCTGCGGGCCGCCAGTCCCGCGCTGAGGCAGCCGGAGTTCTTCGAGGGCCGCACGACACCCACCGGGCGCCCCGACCTGATCTGGTTCCGCCCGGACGGGGAGGAGATGACGGAGGAGGACTGGTTCGACGGCGGCCGGCGCACGCTGATGATGTGGATCGACGGGTCGAACAGCCAGTCCCGCACCCGCGAGGGCGAACTGATCGCCGACCACTCGTGGCTGCTGATCCTGCACGCGGGCGACGAACCGGCGAAGGTGGTCCTCCCCGGGCCCGAGTTCGGAGCCACCCTGAAGCCGACGCTGGACACCACCACCCCCGACGGGAGCCCCGCCACGCCGGGCACGCTGACGGCCGGCAGCCGCGTGACGCTGCGCCCGCGATCACTCCTGCTGCTGCGAGCGCCCCGCGACATCCCGGAGCGCTGA
- the treY gene encoding malto-oligosyltrehalose synthase has product MRPSSTYRIQLRPEFTFADATGQIGYLRRLGAGALYASPVLDATPGSTHGYDVVDPTRARPELGGEEARRELAKRLRDAGLGFVVDIVPNHMAIEAAQANPWWWDVLRNGPGSAYADYFDIDWRRGKILLPVLGDDADVAELRVEGDELVYYEHRFPVAPGTGEGSPREVHARQHYELVGWRRGNAELNYRRFFDITTLAAVRVELPDVFHATHGEVLRWVAEGDVTGLRVDHPDGLADPGGYVRMLRAGAPEAWLVVEKILHPGEDLPQSWPVDGTTGYDALREITGLLVDPAGEAPLTELARSLGQPVDYHEVEQRARRLVTDGILVAEVRRIAALVRGIDHEAAQGAVAETMIAFPVYRSYLPEGESHWATAIAEARAARPDLAEAIDALDFQVREDPHGELATRIQQTSGMVVAKGTEDTTFYRYTRFAALNEVGGSPNDFGGEVDAFHAMAAAREAGWPAAMTTLTTHDTKRSEDVRARLAVLSEVPAEFAAAVRRWTRRRGIDEPSLNLLAWQTLVGAWPITPDRLRGYLDKAAKESKLRTTWTDHDEEFERAVAAWPEQVLGDAELAGEVEAFVGRVRGPGWSNSLAQKLVQLTAPGVPDVYQGTELWDLSLVDPDNRRPVDYALRSALLAEIEGGWLPEVDESGAAKLLVVHRALTLRRDRPELFTGYRRLHAEGPAAGHAIAYERSGLVVVATRLPVGLAAAGGWRDTVLPLPAGEWTDAITGSAVTGELSAMLARYPVALLVRGES; this is encoded by the coding sequence ATGAGACCGTCGTCGACCTACCGGATCCAGCTGCGCCCGGAGTTCACCTTCGCCGACGCCACCGGCCAGATCGGTTACCTGCGCCGGCTCGGCGCCGGCGCGCTCTACGCGTCGCCGGTGCTCGACGCCACCCCCGGGTCCACGCACGGCTACGACGTCGTCGACCCGACGCGGGCGCGGCCCGAGCTGGGCGGCGAGGAGGCCCGGCGGGAGCTGGCGAAGCGGCTGCGCGACGCGGGGCTCGGGTTCGTCGTGGACATCGTGCCCAACCACATGGCGATCGAGGCCGCCCAGGCGAACCCGTGGTGGTGGGACGTACTGCGAAACGGCCCGGGCTCCGCGTACGCCGACTACTTCGACATCGACTGGCGCCGCGGCAAGATCCTGCTGCCCGTCCTCGGCGACGACGCGGACGTGGCGGAGTTGCGCGTCGAGGGGGACGAGCTCGTCTACTACGAGCACCGGTTCCCCGTCGCGCCGGGCACGGGTGAGGGCTCGCCGCGGGAGGTGCACGCCCGCCAGCACTACGAACTCGTGGGCTGGCGGCGCGGCAACGCGGAGCTGAACTACCGGCGGTTCTTCGACATCACCACGCTCGCCGCGGTGCGGGTCGAGCTGCCGGACGTCTTCCACGCCACGCACGGCGAGGTGCTGCGCTGGGTCGCCGAGGGCGACGTCACCGGGCTGCGCGTCGACCACCCGGACGGGCTGGCCGATCCCGGCGGCTACGTGCGGATGCTGCGCGCGGGCGCCCCGGAGGCGTGGCTGGTGGTGGAGAAGATCCTGCACCCGGGCGAGGACCTGCCGCAGAGCTGGCCGGTGGACGGCACGACCGGCTACGACGCGCTCCGCGAGATCACCGGGCTGCTCGTCGACCCGGCGGGCGAGGCGCCGCTGACCGAGCTGGCGCGGTCGCTGGGCCAGCCGGTGGACTACCACGAGGTCGAGCAGCGGGCCCGGCGCCTGGTCACCGACGGCATCCTGGTGGCCGAGGTGCGGCGGATCGCGGCGCTGGTGCGCGGCATCGACCACGAGGCGGCCCAGGGCGCGGTGGCCGAGACGATGATCGCCTTCCCGGTGTACCGGTCGTACCTGCCCGAGGGCGAGTCGCACTGGGCCACCGCGATCGCCGAGGCCCGCGCCGCCCGGCCGGATCTGGCCGAGGCGATCGACGCGCTGGACTTCCAGGTGCGCGAGGACCCGCACGGCGAACTGGCCACGCGCATCCAGCAGACCTCCGGCATGGTGGTCGCCAAGGGCACCGAGGACACCACCTTCTACCGCTACACGCGCTTCGCCGCGCTCAACGAGGTCGGCGGCTCGCCGAACGACTTCGGCGGCGAGGTGGACGCCTTCCACGCGATGGCCGCCGCGCGCGAGGCCGGCTGGCCCGCGGCGATGACCACGCTGACCACGCACGACACCAAGCGCTCGGAGGACGTGCGGGCCCGCCTGGCGGTGCTGTCCGAGGTGCCGGCCGAGTTCGCCGCCGCGGTCCGCCGGTGGACGCGCCGGCGCGGGATCGACGAGCCGTCGCTGAACCTGCTGGCGTGGCAGACGCTCGTGGGCGCGTGGCCGATCACGCCGGACCGCCTGCGCGGATACCTGGACAAGGCGGCCAAGGAGAGCAAGCTCCGCACCACCTGGACCGACCACGACGAGGAGTTCGAGCGGGCCGTCGCCGCCTGGCCGGAGCAGGTCCTCGGCGACGCCGAGCTGGCCGGCGAGGTCGAGGCGTTCGTCGGGCGCGTCCGGGGTCCCGGCTGGTCGAACTCCCTGGCGCAGAAGCTCGTCCAGCTCACCGCGCCCGGCGTGCCGGACGTCTACCAGGGCACCGAGCTGTGGGATCTGTCGCTGGTCGACCCGGACAACCGGCGGCCGGTGGACTACGCGCTGCGGTCGGCACTGCTGGCCGAGATCGAGGGCGGGTGGCTGCCCGAGGTCGACGAATCCGGGGCGGCGAAGCTGCTGGTCGTGCACCGCGCGCTGACCCTGCGACGGGACCGGCCGGAGCTGTTCACCGGCTACCGCCGCCTGCACGCCGAAGGCCCGGCCGCCGGTCACGCGATCGCCTACGAGCGCAGCGGGCTCGTCGTGGTGGCCACCCGGTTGCCCGTGGGCCTGGCCGCGGCGGGCGGCTGGCGTGACACCGTGCTGCCGCTGCCGGCGGGTGAGTGGACCGACGCGATCACCGGGTCGGCCGTCACCGGTGAGCTGTCCGCGATGCTCGCGCGCTACCCGGTCGCCCTGCTGGTGCGAGGAGAGTCATGA
- a CDS encoding alpha-1,4-glucan--maltose-1-phosphate maltosyltransferase translates to MTGRLGIDDVTPAVSCGHYPAKAVVGEHVPISATVWREGHDAVAATVSWRGPHDRISRRTRMAEQGTGLDRFGAVIVPDAEGLWTFRVDAWSDPWSTWKHTVKVKVAAGQDAEELANDLEAGARLLDRVSRRPDRRRERALLASAAHALRDTDRYLSERVGPALSDDVERIMHEYPVRELVTKGKPMRIWVDRERAAYGSWYEFFPRSTGGVDAEGRPVHGTFATAAKALDRIARMGFDVVYLPPIHPIGRVNRKGRNNTLTPDETDVGSPWAIGADEGGHDAVHPQLGTIDDFDDFVARAHELGLEVALDLALQAAPDHPWVLKNPEFFTTRPDGSIAYAENPPKKYQDIYPLNFDNDPEGIYAEVLRVVLHWVSHGVRIFRVDNPHTKPPDFWAWLIKTVKDAHPDVLFLSEAFTRPARLWGLAKLGFTQSYTYFTWRTTKEELIEFGVDLVEHWDTGRPNLFVNTPDILHESLQKGGPGMFALRAALAATMSPTWGVYSGYELYENQPVREGSEEYLHSEKYELRPRDFEKALAEGRSLEPWLTRLNAMRRAHPALQQMRTLRFHHVDNPALLAYSKQDPATGDTVVVVVTLDPHQAQEGTLWLDLPSLGFDWHERLIAHDEVTGETWDWGQANFVRLEPWRSVAHVVGVQRRLAG, encoded by the coding sequence ATGACCGGCCGGCTCGGCATCGACGACGTGACCCCAGCGGTCAGCTGTGGCCACTACCCGGCCAAGGCCGTGGTGGGGGAACACGTTCCGATCTCGGCGACGGTCTGGCGGGAGGGTCACGACGCGGTCGCCGCCACCGTCTCCTGGCGCGGCCCGCACGACCGGATCTCCCGCCGCACCCGGATGGCCGAGCAGGGCACCGGTCTGGACCGCTTCGGCGCGGTCATCGTCCCCGACGCCGAGGGCCTGTGGACCTTCCGCGTGGACGCGTGGAGCGATCCCTGGTCGACCTGGAAGCACACGGTCAAGGTCAAGGTGGCCGCCGGCCAGGACGCCGAAGAGCTCGCCAACGACCTGGAGGCCGGCGCGCGCCTGCTGGACCGCGTCTCCCGCCGCCCGGACCGCCGCCGCGAGCGGGCCCTGCTCGCCAGCGCGGCGCACGCCCTGCGCGACACCGACCGCTACCTGTCCGAACGGGTCGGCCCGGCGCTGTCCGACGACGTCGAGCGGATCATGCACGAGTACCCGGTGCGCGAGCTCGTCACCAAGGGCAAGCCGATGCGCATCTGGGTCGACCGCGAACGCGCCGCGTACGGCTCCTGGTACGAGTTCTTCCCGCGCTCCACCGGCGGGGTCGACGCCGAGGGCCGCCCGGTGCACGGCACCTTCGCCACCGCCGCGAAGGCACTGGACCGCATCGCCCGCATGGGGTTCGACGTCGTCTACCTGCCCCCGATTCACCCGATCGGCCGGGTGAACCGCAAGGGCCGCAACAACACGCTCACCCCGGACGAGACCGACGTCGGCTCGCCGTGGGCGATCGGCGCCGACGAGGGCGGCCACGACGCCGTCCACCCGCAGCTGGGCACCATCGACGACTTCGACGACTTCGTGGCCCGCGCGCACGAGCTCGGCCTGGAGGTCGCCCTCGACCTCGCGCTGCAGGCCGCGCCCGACCACCCGTGGGTGCTCAAGAACCCGGAGTTCTTCACCACCCGCCCGGACGGTTCCATCGCCTACGCCGAGAACCCGCCCAAGAAGTACCAGGACATCTACCCCCTCAACTTCGACAACGACCCCGAGGGCATCTACGCCGAGGTGCTGCGGGTCGTGCTGCACTGGGTCTCGCACGGGGTGCGCATCTTCCGGGTCGACAACCCGCACACCAAGCCGCCGGACTTCTGGGCGTGGCTGATCAAGACCGTGAAGGACGCGCACCCGGACGTGCTGTTCCTGTCCGAGGCCTTCACGCGCCCGGCGCGGCTGTGGGGCCTGGCCAAGCTCGGTTTCACCCAGTCCTACACGTACTTCACCTGGCGCACGACCAAGGAGGAGCTGATCGAGTTCGGCGTCGACCTGGTCGAGCACTGGGACACGGGCCGCCCGAACCTGTTCGTCAACACGCCGGACATCCTCCACGAGTCGCTGCAGAAGGGCGGCCCGGGCATGTTCGCGCTGCGCGCCGCGCTGGCCGCCACGATGTCGCCGACGTGGGGCGTCTACTCCGGCTACGAGCTGTACGAGAACCAGCCGGTGCGCGAGGGCAGCGAGGAGTACCTCCACTCGGAGAAGTACGAGCTGCGCCCGCGCGACTTCGAGAAGGCGCTCGCCGAGGGCCGCTCGCTGGAGCCGTGGCTGACCAGGCTCAACGCGATGCGGCGCGCCCATCCGGCCCTGCAGCAGATGCGCACGCTGCGGTTCCACCACGTGGACAACCCGGCGCTGCTGGCGTATTCCAAGCAGGATCCGGCGACGGGCGACACCGTCGTCGTGGTGGTGACCCTGGACCCGCACCAGGCCCAGGAGGGGACCCTCTGGCTCGACCTGCCCTCGCTCGGTTTCGACTGGCACGAGCGGCTGATCGCGCACGACGAGGTCACCGGCGAGACCTGGGACTGGGGCCAGGCCAACTTCGTGCGTCTCGAACCCTGGCGATCGGTCGCGCACGTGGTGGGCGTGCAACGGCGGCTGGCCGGCTGA
- the treZ gene encoding malto-oligosyltrehalose trehalohydrolase, with the protein MTFRVWAPAASRVRVRTRDTDHEMTTGGGGWWLSDVPAPPGTDYAFVLDDDEKALPDPRSSWQPRGVHGPSRVYDHSAFPWTDQDWTGRALPGGVIYELHIGTFTPEGTFDAAIDRLGHLADLGVTFVEVLPVNSFDGTDGWGYDGVLWGAAHEHYGGPDGFKRFVDACHARGLAVVLDVVYNHLGPSGAYLDRFGPYFAGRNDWGPGLNLDGEGSDEVRRYVLDNALGWLRDFHVDALRLDAVHALADRRATHLLEELAVEVEALSAAVRRPLTLIAESDLNDPRLVTAREGGGYGLHAQWCDDLHHALHVTLSGETSGYYTDFGTPGALERTLRQAFFHAGTWSSFRERTHGRPVDTRTLPGHRFLIYLQNHDQIGNRATGDRLSASVSPGRLACGAAIVFCSPYTPMIFMGEEWAASTPWQFFASFPDPELAEAVRTGRRREFARHGWGEAEVPDPMDPETVERSRLDWSEPAKEGHREVLELYRALIRLRRERPELADPWLDRFRVRSEGSCLVLDRGPLRLVCNFGPDPADLGGQAGEVVLSWGSATAGHLPPDTFVLIDTDRP; encoded by the coding sequence ATGACGTTCCGCGTGTGGGCCCCCGCGGCCTCCCGTGTCCGCGTACGCACCCGGGACACCGATCACGAGATGACCACCGGTGGCGGCGGCTGGTGGTTGTCCGACGTCCCGGCGCCGCCGGGCACCGACTACGCCTTCGTGCTCGACGACGACGAGAAAGCGCTTCCCGACCCGCGCTCGTCGTGGCAACCCCGGGGTGTGCACGGGCCGTCGCGGGTCTACGACCACTCCGCGTTCCCCTGGACCGACCAGGACTGGACCGGGCGCGCACTGCCCGGCGGGGTGATCTACGAGCTGCACATCGGCACGTTCACGCCGGAGGGCACGTTCGACGCGGCGATCGACCGGCTCGGCCACCTCGCCGACCTCGGTGTCACCTTCGTCGAGGTGCTGCCCGTGAACTCCTTCGACGGCACGGACGGCTGGGGCTACGACGGCGTGCTGTGGGGCGCGGCGCACGAGCACTACGGCGGGCCGGACGGGTTCAAGCGGTTCGTCGACGCCTGTCACGCCCGCGGCCTGGCCGTGGTCCTCGACGTCGTCTACAACCACCTCGGCCCCTCCGGTGCCTACCTGGACCGGTTCGGGCCGTACTTCGCCGGCCGCAACGACTGGGGCCCCGGGCTCAACCTGGACGGCGAGGGCTCCGACGAGGTCCGCCGCTACGTCCTGGACAACGCGCTGGGCTGGCTGCGGGACTTCCACGTCGACGCGCTGCGGCTGGACGCCGTGCACGCACTGGCCGACCGGCGGGCGACGCACCTGCTGGAGGAACTGGCCGTCGAGGTCGAGGCCCTGTCCGCGGCCGTGCGGCGCCCGCTGACGCTGATCGCCGAGTCCGACCTGAACGACCCGCGGCTGGTCACCGCCCGCGAGGGCGGCGGGTACGGCCTGCACGCCCAGTGGTGCGACGACCTGCACCACGCGCTGCACGTGACGCTGTCCGGCGAGACCAGCGGCTACTACACCGACTTCGGCACGCCCGGCGCCCTGGAGCGGACGCTCCGGCAGGCGTTCTTCCACGCCGGCACGTGGTCGTCGTTCCGCGAGCGCACGCACGGCCGTCCCGTGGACACCCGCACCCTGCCGGGCCACCGGTTCCTGATCTACCTGCAGAACCACGACCAGATCGGCAACCGCGCCACCGGCGACAGGCTGTCCGCGTCGGTCTCCCCCGGCCGTCTGGCCTGCGGCGCGGCCATCGTGTTCTGCTCGCCCTACACACCGATGATCTTCATGGGCGAGGAGTGGGCGGCGAGCACGCCGTGGCAGTTCTTCGCGTCCTTCCCGGACCCGGAGCTGGCCGAGGCGGTGCGCACCGGGCGGCGGCGCGAGTTCGCCCGGCACGGCTGGGGCGAGGCCGAGGTGCCCGACCCGATGGACCCGGAGACCGTCGAGCGCTCCCGCCTGGACTGGTCCGAGCCGGCCAAGGAGGGGCACCGCGAGGTGCTCGAGCTGTACCGGGCGCTGATCAGGCTGCGGCGGGAGCGGCCGGAGCTGGCCGACCCGTGGCTGGACCGGTTCCGGGTGCGGTCGGAGGGGTCGTGCCTGGTGCTCGACCGCGGCCCGCTGCGGCTGGTGTGCAACTTCGGTCCCGACCCCGCCGACCTGGGCGGACAGGCCGGTGAGGTCGTCCTGTCGTGGGGCTCGGCCACGGCGGGTCACCTTCCGCCGGACACCTTCGTCCTGATCGACACCGATCGGCCCTGA